A single window of Streptomyces cathayae DNA harbors:
- a CDS encoding GNAT family N-acetyltransferase produces the protein MTAYKKMPFHLETERLILRPWVESDAAEFCALLSERGKGTPTVEHIRTSIAELLTATATTGIALLPIQRRDEGDFIGYCGLIIGRSTLEEPEIAYELFQRAHGHGYATEAARAVLDAAVATGRKRLWSTVGAWNTPSLRVLEKLGFERDHVSTEDNGEVVWLTRVLP, from the coding sequence ATGACTGCGTACAAAAAAATGCCGTTCCACCTTGAGACCGAGCGGCTGATCCTGCGGCCGTGGGTCGAGTCGGACGCCGCCGAGTTCTGCGCCCTCCTCTCCGAACGCGGCAAGGGGACCCCCACCGTTGAGCACATCCGGACGTCCATCGCGGAGCTGCTCACCGCGACGGCGACCACGGGGATCGCCCTGTTGCCCATCCAGCGCCGTGACGAAGGCGACTTCATCGGCTACTGCGGGCTGATCATCGGCCGCTCCACCCTGGAGGAGCCCGAGATCGCGTATGAGCTGTTCCAGCGCGCGCATGGGCATGGCTACGCCACCGAGGCGGCCAGGGCGGTGCTCGATGCCGCTGTCGCGACCGGGCGGAAACGGCTCTGGTCGACCGTCGGCGCATGGAACACACCGTCGCTCCGTGTCCTTGAGAAGCTCGGGTTCGAGCGGGATCACGTTTCCACGGAAGACAACGGTGAAGTGGTCTGGCTCACACGCGTGTTGCCGTGA
- a CDS encoding Lrp/AsnC family transcriptional regulator — protein sequence MDALDRKILAELQVDGRLTVTELAARVQLSVSPCHRRLRDLEREGAIRGYRAVVDPAAVGLHFETLVFATLRWEDPDTVTSFEEAVSAIPHVLQAQRLFGEPDYLLRVATTDLTAYQQLYDQQLARLPGVQRLTSTLVMKNVVDDRPLPA from the coding sequence ATGGACGCCCTAGACCGGAAGATTCTTGCTGAACTGCAGGTGGACGGCCGTCTCACGGTCACCGAACTCGCCGCACGTGTGCAGCTGAGCGTCTCGCCCTGCCACCGCCGCCTGCGCGACCTCGAACGCGAAGGTGCGATCCGCGGCTACCGCGCCGTCGTCGACCCCGCCGCCGTCGGCCTCCACTTCGAAACCCTCGTCTTCGCCACGCTGCGCTGGGAGGATCCCGACACCGTCACCTCCTTCGAAGAAGCGGTGAGCGCCATCCCGCACGTCCTCCAGGCCCAACGACTCTTCGGCGAACCCGACTACCTCCTGCGGGTCGCCACCACCGACCTCACCGCCTACCAGCAGCTCTACGACCAGCAACTCGCCCGCCTGCCCGGAGTGCAGCGCCTGACCTCCACCCTCGTCATGAAGAACGTCGTCGACGACCGGCCCTTGCCCGCATAG
- a CDS encoding LysE family translocator, whose amino-acid sequence MDATTLAAFLAVDLLLVFTPGADWAFTISAGLRERSVLPAVTGLIAGYAGYTILAVAGLVVIVASSPVVLTALTVAGAGYLVWLGWNVLRQPAALAASEETAGASRRQVMLKGAGISGLNPKALLLYFSLFPQFIDTTGGWPVAAQTGLFGTLHMTACALVYLTVGFLARTVLKTRPSAARAVTRASGAIMIVIGVVLLAERLAA is encoded by the coding sequence ATGGACGCGACCACGCTGGCGGCTTTTCTGGCGGTGGACCTCCTGCTGGTGTTCACCCCGGGGGCGGACTGGGCCTTCACGATCTCGGCGGGTCTGCGGGAGCGCTCGGTCCTCCCGGCCGTGACCGGGCTGATCGCCGGGTACGCGGGCTACACGATCCTGGCCGTCGCGGGCCTGGTCGTGATCGTGGCGAGCTCGCCGGTCGTGCTCACCGCGTTGACCGTTGCCGGAGCCGGCTACCTGGTCTGGCTGGGCTGGAACGTGCTGCGCCAGCCGGCAGCCCTGGCGGCCTCCGAGGAGACGGCCGGTGCCTCCCGGAGACAGGTGATGCTCAAGGGCGCCGGGATCAGCGGCCTGAACCCCAAGGCGCTGTTGCTGTACTTCTCGCTGTTCCCGCAGTTCATCGACACCACCGGCGGCTGGCCCGTCGCCGCGCAGACCGGCCTGTTCGGCACCCTGCACATGACCGCCTGCGCGCTGGTGTACCTCACGGTCGGCTTCCTCGCCCGCACCGTTCTGAAGACCCGGCCCTCCGCGGCCCGGGCGGTCACCCGCGCCTCGGGCGCCATCATGATCGTCATTGGTGTCGTCCTGCTCGCGGAACGCCTGGCCGCCTGA
- a CDS encoding restriction endonuclease: MSRRSNGLVAVWAEAQRQQQRQQEAQARFQREQERQQRAHRREITRSYREQKAAYREQREAEARRRTQELDAQVEALQGLLTTGCRAPAFRTDALARPEQIEAFAPGQLAHPLPMPDPNQHQYQPQQSGWTAARRAQAQAEARSRFERDWHAAQAAEAQRLHQLATYQAQYQQWAEARTAEIRRHNAGVAEMATGLRNGDPEAAVEYFSAALYASTGWPEDLPRRLSAAYDPGARQLVLNWELPRYDVVPEAKSARYLINADQVKESPRPVTQRRTLYRDVLAQCLLLVLRDLFAADEFGALESVALNGFVDDHDPVTGRRAPMFLATVMAPRATFAALHLEQVNAVNCLVDGLRGQLSPRPDQYTPVRPGRLPEDVGNNVVTHGDGEEPDLYEMDPVAFETLVADLFRAMGMQAVTTQRSNDGGVDVDALDPAPIRGGKIVVQVKRYRNTVPPTAVRDLYGTVQDAGANKGVLVTTSAFGPGSHTFANGKPLELVAGSELVDLLHRHGLRGRLGGGGERPVPAQRTAPDSKTGGDTGADDHNVLGMYWSGNVALDVCALVCHGNRVLDDDHFVFYNNPRTPDGTVRTLVPVAPDRAAVQVSFDALPAHADRLVVIAAVDPVANPAADLSEFTDAGIRLLDSEGTPLGQLHVSDGRPDETALVLGSFRRRANGDWDFVTGGRGYRGGLEELVRDYGVDVE; the protein is encoded by the coding sequence ATGAGCCGTCGCTCCAATGGGTTGGTCGCCGTCTGGGCCGAGGCGCAGCGCCAACAGCAACGTCAACAGGAGGCGCAAGCCAGGTTCCAGCGGGAGCAGGAGCGGCAGCAGCGCGCCCACCGGCGGGAGATCACCCGCAGCTACCGTGAGCAGAAAGCGGCGTACCGGGAGCAACGCGAGGCGGAGGCCCGGCGCCGTACGCAGGAACTCGACGCGCAGGTCGAGGCGTTGCAGGGCCTGTTGACGACGGGATGCCGGGCTCCGGCCTTCCGGACCGACGCGCTCGCCCGGCCGGAGCAGATCGAGGCGTTCGCCCCGGGACAGCTCGCGCACCCCCTCCCCATGCCGGACCCGAACCAGCATCAGTACCAGCCGCAGCAGAGCGGCTGGACCGCCGCACGCCGGGCGCAGGCGCAGGCGGAGGCCCGCTCCAGGTTCGAGCGCGACTGGCACGCCGCACAGGCCGCCGAAGCGCAGCGCCTGCACCAACTGGCCACCTATCAGGCGCAGTACCAGCAGTGGGCCGAGGCCCGGACGGCCGAGATCCGTCGGCACAACGCCGGCGTCGCGGAGATGGCGACGGGGCTCCGCAACGGAGATCCGGAGGCCGCGGTGGAGTACTTCTCCGCCGCCCTCTACGCCTCGACCGGCTGGCCGGAGGACCTGCCCCGCAGGCTGTCCGCGGCGTACGACCCGGGGGCGCGCCAGCTGGTGCTGAACTGGGAGCTGCCCAGGTACGACGTCGTCCCGGAGGCGAAGTCGGCGCGCTACCTGATCAACGCCGACCAGGTGAAGGAGTCGCCCCGACCGGTCACCCAACGCCGCACCCTGTACCGGGACGTACTCGCGCAGTGCCTCCTGCTGGTGCTGCGGGACCTGTTCGCGGCCGACGAGTTCGGCGCGCTGGAATCGGTCGCGCTGAACGGGTTCGTGGACGATCACGACCCGGTGACCGGCAGACGGGCGCCCATGTTCCTCGCCACCGTCATGGCTCCGCGTGCGACGTTCGCCGCGCTGCACCTGGAACAGGTGAACGCGGTCAACTGCCTGGTGGACGGCCTCCGGGGGCAGTTGTCCCCACGCCCCGACCAGTACACGCCCGTGCGGCCCGGCCGGCTTCCCGAGGACGTCGGCAACAACGTCGTCACCCATGGGGACGGCGAGGAGCCGGATCTGTACGAGATGGACCCCGTCGCCTTCGAAACGCTGGTCGCCGACCTGTTCCGGGCCATGGGCATGCAGGCCGTGACCACCCAGCGCTCGAACGACGGCGGTGTCGACGTCGACGCGCTGGACCCGGCCCCGATCCGCGGCGGCAAGATCGTCGTGCAGGTCAAGCGCTACCGCAACACCGTCCCCCCGACCGCCGTCCGCGACCTGTACGGAACCGTCCAGGACGCCGGCGCCAACAAGGGGGTCCTGGTCACCACCTCCGCGTTCGGCCCCGGCTCGCACACCTTCGCCAACGGCAAACCCCTGGAACTGGTGGCGGGCTCCGAACTGGTCGACCTGCTGCACCGCCACGGGCTGCGCGGGCGCCTGGGCGGCGGCGGCGAACGCCCGGTGCCCGCTCAGCGGACGGCACCGGACAGCAAAACCGGCGGTGACACCGGCGCGGACGACCACAACGTGCTGGGCATGTACTGGTCGGGCAACGTCGCCCTCGACGTGTGCGCGCTCGTCTGCCACGGCAACCGGGTCCTGGACGACGACCACTTCGTCTTCTACAACAACCCCCGCACACCCGACGGCACGGTGCGCACGCTCGTCCCCGTCGCGCCCGACAGGGCCGCCGTCCAGGTCTCCTTCGACGCCCTGCCGGCACACGCCGACCGTCTCGTCGTCATCGCCGCGGTCGACCCCGTCGCCAACCCCGCGGCCGACCTGTCCGAGTTCACCGACGCCGGCATCCGACTGCTGGACTCCGAGGGCACCCCGCTCGGCCAACTACACGTCTCCGACGGCCGCCCGGACGAGACCGCCCTCGTACTGGGCTCCTTCCGCCGCCGCGCGAACGGCGACTGGGACTTCGTCACCGGCGGCAGGGGATACCGGGGCGGCCTGGAGGAACTGGTCCGGGACTACGGCGTCGACGTGGAATAG